In one window of Streptomyces sp. FXJ1.172 DNA:
- a CDS encoding SHOCT domain-containing protein: protein MQTLASWHGGPGPWILFFPLIWAAVVIGAVTFLRRTAWRGRGGPWRPVGAGRPAGDSPLAVLGRRFASGEIDEDEYWRRLSVLEEQFGRTGKGGAA, encoded by the coding sequence ATGCAGACCCTGGCCAGCTGGCACGGCGGACCCGGCCCGTGGATCCTGTTCTTCCCGCTGATCTGGGCGGCCGTCGTGATCGGCGCCGTCACCTTCCTGCGGCGCACCGCGTGGCGTGGTCGCGGCGGCCCCTGGCGTCCCGTCGGCGCGGGCCGCCCGGCCGGTGACTCGCCGCTCGCGGTCCTCGGCCGCCGCTTCGCCTCCGGCGAGATCGACGAGGACGAGTACTGGCGCCGCCTGTCCGTCCTGGAGGAGCAGTTCGGCCGCACGGGCAAGGGCGGTGCGGCATGA
- a CDS encoding phosphotriesterase family protein, giving the protein MSRVRTVLGDIPPGELGVCDAHDHLFLSSPQFPGQELDDAVAARAELEAFRAAGGAAVVQWTPYGMGRRAADLAELSRTTGVTVVCATGLHQAAHYAPELLDAVRGRLAELFVSELTDGIGRTGVRAGLIKVAGGFHTLDAHARWTMTAAAEASHATSAPIAVHLEMGTGALDVLDLLCGELGVPGDRVILGHLNRSPDPVTHREAAGSGCWLAFDGPSRAHHATDWRMPNALRELAQAGFGDRLLLGCDTVLAAARSVDGGPGMPYLLRRARPRLVAELGEELVERILTGHPGRAFAADWR; this is encoded by the coding sequence GTGAGCCGCGTCCGCACGGTCCTCGGCGACATCCCGCCCGGTGAGCTGGGCGTGTGCGACGCGCACGACCATCTCTTTCTGAGCAGCCCGCAGTTCCCGGGCCAGGAACTGGACGACGCCGTGGCGGCCCGGGCCGAGCTGGAGGCGTTCCGGGCGGCCGGCGGGGCCGCCGTGGTGCAGTGGACGCCGTACGGGATGGGACGCCGGGCGGCGGACCTGGCGGAGCTGTCCCGGACCACCGGCGTCACAGTGGTGTGTGCCACCGGACTGCACCAAGCCGCGCACTACGCACCGGAGTTGCTCGACGCGGTGCGCGGTCGGCTGGCCGAGCTGTTCGTGTCCGAGCTGACCGACGGCATCGGCAGGACGGGGGTGCGGGCCGGGCTGATCAAGGTGGCGGGCGGCTTCCACACGCTCGACGCGCACGCCCGCTGGACGATGACGGCGGCGGCCGAGGCGAGCCACGCCACCAGTGCGCCCATCGCCGTGCACCTGGAGATGGGCACCGGCGCGCTGGACGTACTCGACCTGCTGTGCGGTGAGTTGGGCGTGCCCGGTGACCGGGTGATCCTCGGCCACCTGAACCGCTCGCCCGACCCGGTCACGCACCGGGAGGCGGCCGGATCGGGCTGCTGGCTGGCCTTCGACGGGCCGTCGCGCGCGCATCACGCCACCGACTGGCGGATGCCGAATGCGCTGCGGGAGCTGGCGCAGGCGGGCTTCGGCGACCGGCTGCTGCTCGGCTGCGACACCGTGCTTGCCGCTGCCCGCTCGGTCGACGGTGGGCCCGGTATGCCGTATCTGCTGCGCAGGGCCAGGCCACGGCTGGTGGCGGAGCTGGGCGAGGAGTTGGTGGAGCGGATCTTGACCGGGCATCCGGGGCGGGCGTTCGCCGCCGACTGGAGGTAG
- a CDS encoding ABC transporter ATP-binding protein, whose protein sequence is MTTTTTLRAAARVTGAVKVYGGGDTAVRALDGVDVDFPAGRFTAIMGPSGSGKSTLMHCAAGLDTLTSGSAHIGDTDLGALDDRRLTLLRRDRIGFVFQAFNLVPTLTVAENITLPLDLAGRRGDPEWIDALVDVVGLRDRLHHRPAELSGGQQQRVAVARAFAGRPDVVFADEPTGNLDSRSGAEVLGLLGRAVRQMDRTVVMVTHDPVAAAHADEVLFLADGRLVDRMQAPTADRVLDRMKAFEVRT, encoded by the coding sequence ATGACCACGACGACCACCCTGCGAGCCGCCGCCCGTGTGACCGGCGCGGTGAAGGTCTACGGCGGCGGCGACACCGCCGTACGCGCGCTCGACGGCGTCGACGTCGACTTTCCCGCCGGACGCTTCACGGCGATCATGGGGCCCTCGGGCTCCGGAAAGTCCACCCTCATGCACTGCGCGGCCGGCCTCGACACGCTCACCTCCGGCAGCGCGCACATCGGCGACACCGACCTGGGCGCGCTGGACGACCGCCGGCTCACCCTGCTGCGCCGCGACCGGATCGGCTTCGTCTTCCAGGCGTTCAACCTGGTGCCGACGCTGACCGTCGCCGAGAACATCACCCTCCCGCTGGACCTGGCCGGCCGGCGCGGCGACCCGGAGTGGATCGACGCGCTCGTGGACGTCGTCGGACTGCGCGACCGACTGCACCACCGGCCCGCGGAACTCTCCGGCGGCCAGCAACAACGCGTCGCCGTGGCACGGGCGTTCGCCGGCCGGCCGGACGTCGTCTTCGCCGACGAGCCGACCGGCAACCTCGACTCGCGCTCCGGCGCGGAGGTCCTCGGTCTGCTCGGCCGGGCCGTACGGCAGATGGACCGTACGGTCGTCATGGTCACCCACGACCCGGTGGCCGCCGCACACGCCGACGAGGTGCTCTTCCTCGCCGACGGCCGCCTGGTCGACCGGATGCAGGCGCCGACCGCCGACCGGGTCCTGGACCGTATGAAGGCCTTCGAGGTGCGGACATGA
- a CDS encoding class II fructose-bisphosphate aldolase: protein MPLASTGELVTAASAARRAVAAFNVITLEHIEAVIAGAESAGTSVVLQVSENAVKFRYGRLLPLARAAVAAAERATVPVALHLDHVQSDDLLRQAPGAGFGSVMYDAARLPYADNLSATRAAADWAHAQGLWIEAELGQVGGKDGRPPLDAHAPGARTDPDQARDFVAGTGVDALAVAIGSVHAMTTRTARLDHGLLKRLSAAVAVPLVLHGSSGVPDEGLVEAVVGGIVKVNVGTALNVAMTGAIRGFLAAHPEAVDSRKYLSVGREAMAQEVRRIIGVLTRISG from the coding sequence GTGCCCCTCGCGTCCACCGGCGAGCTGGTCACCGCCGCCTCCGCGGCCCGCCGCGCCGTCGCCGCCTTCAACGTCATCACGCTGGAACACATCGAGGCCGTCATCGCAGGCGCCGAGTCGGCCGGTACGTCCGTCGTCCTCCAAGTCAGCGAGAACGCCGTCAAGTTCCGCTACGGACGGCTGCTGCCGCTGGCCCGCGCCGCGGTCGCCGCCGCCGAACGGGCCACCGTACCCGTCGCGTTGCACCTGGATCACGTGCAGAGCGACGACCTGCTGCGGCAGGCGCCCGGCGCCGGGTTCGGCTCGGTGATGTACGACGCCGCCCGTCTGCCCTACGCCGACAACCTCTCCGCCACCCGGGCTGCCGCTGACTGGGCGCATGCCCAAGGTCTGTGGATCGAGGCCGAGTTGGGGCAGGTCGGCGGCAAGGACGGCAGGCCCCCGCTGGACGCCCACGCGCCCGGCGCGCGTACCGACCCCGACCAGGCCCGCGACTTCGTGGCCGGTACTGGTGTCGACGCCCTCGCCGTCGCCATCGGCAGCGTGCACGCCATGACCACCCGTACGGCCCGCCTCGACCACGGCCTGCTCAAGCGGCTGTCCGCCGCGGTCGCCGTCCCGCTCGTCCTGCACGGCTCCTCCGGTGTACCGGACGAGGGGCTGGTCGAGGCGGTCGTGGGCGGCATCGTCAAGGTCAACGTCGGCACGGCCCTCAACGTGGCCATGACCGGGGCGATCCGGGGGTTCCTCGCCGCGCACCCCGAGGCCGTCGACTCGCGCAAGTACCTGAGTGTGGGCCGGGAGGCGATGGCCCAGGAGGTCCGCCGGATCATCGGGGTCCTGACCCGGATCTCGGGCTGA
- a CDS encoding methyltransferase: MTTPWGEVELTRFPEDPRDRLRAWDASDAYLLRHLAEEGVPLTGSVVVLGDRWGALATALAEHRPTQITDSFLSQEATRLNLARAGVEPGAVQLLTTQDPAPGRVDVLLVRVPKSLALLEDQLLRLAPAVHAGTVVVGTGMVKEIHTSTLQLFERILGPTRTSLARQKARLVFCTPDPALERPTNPWPCTYTLPDGIGAASGRTVVNHAGVFCADRLDIGTRFFLQHLPGPGAGRVVDLGCGNGVVGTAVALADPAAEVLFVDESFQAVASAEATYKANGVPGHAEFRVGDGLAGVAPGSVDLVLNNPPFHSHQATTDATAWRMFTGAKRALRPGGELWVIGNRHLGYHVKLRRLFGNSELVASDPKFVVLRAVRKD; the protein is encoded by the coding sequence ATGACGACACCGTGGGGCGAGGTCGAGCTGACCCGCTTCCCCGAGGATCCCCGCGACCGGCTGCGTGCCTGGGACGCCTCCGACGCATACCTGCTGCGCCACCTGGCCGAGGAGGGGGTGCCGCTCACCGGCTCGGTGGTGGTGCTCGGGGACCGCTGGGGCGCGCTGGCCACGGCGCTCGCGGAGCATCGTCCGACGCAGATCACCGACTCCTTCCTGAGCCAGGAGGCGACCCGGCTGAACCTGGCCCGGGCCGGGGTCGAGCCCGGTGCCGTCCAGCTGCTCACCACCCAGGATCCGGCGCCCGGGCGGGTGGACGTGCTGCTGGTGCGGGTGCCGAAGAGCCTGGCGCTGCTGGAGGACCAGCTGCTGCGGCTGGCGCCCGCCGTGCACGCGGGCACAGTGGTCGTCGGCACCGGAATGGTGAAGGAGATCCACACCTCCACGCTCCAGTTGTTCGAGCGGATCCTCGGCCCGACCCGCACCTCGCTGGCACGCCAGAAGGCCCGGCTGGTCTTCTGCACCCCGGACCCGGCGCTGGAGCGCCCCACGAACCCGTGGCCCTGCACCTACACCCTCCCGGACGGCATCGGGGCGGCCTCCGGGCGTACGGTCGTCAACCACGCGGGCGTCTTCTGCGCGGACCGGCTCGACATCGGCACCCGCTTCTTCCTGCAGCACCTGCCCGGCCCGGGCGCGGGACGCGTGGTCGACCTCGGCTGCGGCAACGGTGTCGTCGGTACGGCGGTGGCGCTGGCCGACCCGGCGGCCGAGGTGCTGTTCGTGGACGAGTCGTTCCAGGCGGTGGCCTCCGCGGAGGCGACGTACAAGGCCAACGGGGTGCCCGGGCACGCCGAGTTCCGGGTCGGGGACGGGCTAGCCGGGGTGGCACCCGGCAGCGTGGACCTCGTCCTGAACAACCCGCCGTTCCACTCCCACCAGGCGACGACGGACGCGACGGCGTGGCGGATGTTCACCGGCGCGAAGCGCGCGCTGCGGCCGGGCGGCGAGCTGTGGGTGATCGGCAACCGGCACCTGGGGTACCACGTGAAGCTGAGGCGTTTGTTCGGCAACAGCGAACTGGTCGCGTCCGACCCGAAGTTCGTGGTGTTGCGGGCGGTCAGGAAGGACTGA
- a CDS encoding ROK family protein — MSGKADPRTAGERTTPRARLDRGRGALGPALELVHTGRAPTRAVLTAELGVTRATAGAVAAELEALGLIRVDARPAAAAGSQGRPSHRLEVAEDGPVALAAQVHADGFRAALVGLGGRIVATAPGCETVDADPAKVLGSVVEAGAELLRTTGRRCVGAGLAVPSAVAEPDGLALNPLHLAWPVGAPVRQIFAQCVRAAGLTGPAFAGNDVNLAALAEHRHGAGRGARDLLCVATGHRGVGGALVLDGRLHTGSSGLALEVGHLTVNPEGRPCHCGSRGCLDVEADPLALLVEAGREPGPEVSLLQQANDLLRTQYDDPAVRGAAEALIDRLGLGLAGLVNILNPDRIILGGLHRTLLDADPGRLRAVVADRSLWGQSGGVPILACTLDHNSLVGAAELAWQPVLDDPLEALR, encoded by the coding sequence ATGAGCGGCAAGGCGGACCCCCGGACGGCGGGGGAGAGAACGACCCCGAGGGCGCGGCTGGACCGGGGGCGCGGTGCGCTCGGGCCCGCGCTGGAGCTCGTGCACACCGGGCGGGCGCCGACCCGGGCCGTGCTCACCGCCGAACTCGGCGTCACCCGGGCGACGGCGGGCGCGGTGGCCGCCGAGCTGGAGGCGCTCGGGCTGATCCGGGTGGACGCCAGGCCCGCCGCGGCGGCCGGTTCCCAGGGGCGCCCCTCGCACCGGCTGGAAGTCGCCGAGGACGGGCCGGTCGCCCTCGCGGCCCAGGTCCACGCGGACGGGTTCCGGGCCGCGCTGGTCGGCCTCGGCGGGCGGATCGTGGCGACCGCGCCCGGCTGCGAGACCGTCGACGCCGACCCGGCGAAGGTCCTCGGCTCGGTGGTGGAAGCCGGCGCCGAGCTGCTGCGCACGACCGGCCGCCGCTGCGTCGGCGCGGGGCTCGCCGTACCGTCCGCCGTCGCCGAACCCGACGGACTGGCGCTCAACCCCCTCCACCTGGCCTGGCCGGTCGGCGCCCCCGTGCGGCAGATCTTCGCGCAGTGCGTGCGCGCCGCCGGCCTCACCGGCCCCGCCTTCGCCGGCAACGACGTCAACCTCGCCGCCCTCGCCGAGCACCGGCACGGCGCCGGCCGGGGCGCCCGGGACCTGCTGTGCGTGGCCACCGGTCACCGGGGCGTCGGCGGCGCCCTGGTCCTCGACGGCCGTCTGCACACCGGCAGTTCGGGCCTCGCCCTGGAGGTCGGCCACCTCACCGTCAACCCGGAGGGCCGCCCCTGCCACTGCGGCAGCCGGGGCTGCCTGGACGTCGAGGCGGACCCGCTGGCGCTGCTCGTCGAGGCGGGCCGCGAGCCGGGCCCCGAGGTGTCCCTGCTCCAGCAGGCCAACGACCTGCTGCGCACGCAGTACGACGACCCGGCCGTCCGCGGGGCCGCCGAGGCGCTGATCGACCGCCTGGGCCTCGGTCTCGCCGGGCTGGTCAACATCCTCAACCCGGACCGCATCATCCTCGGCGGCCTGCACCGCACCCTGCTGGACGCCGATCCCGGCCGGCTGCGCGCGGTCGTCGCCGACCGCAGCCTGTGGGGCCAGAGCGGCGGCGTGCCGATCCTGGCGTGCACACTGGACCACAACAGCCTCGTCGGCGCGGCCGAACTGGCCTGGCAGCCGGTCCTGGACGACCCGCTGGAGGCACTGCGGTGA
- a CDS encoding DeoR/GlpR family DNA-binding transcription regulator, translating to MSRDARWQALLELLVERGRLEVEEAAAELEVSAATIRRDFDQLAEQQMLVRTRGGAVVHGVSYELPLRYKTARRASEKQRIAKAVAELLAPGEAVGLTGGTTTTEVARALAVRGDLSTGSPALTVVTNALNIANELAVRPQFKIVVTGGVARPQSYELIGPLADGVLGQITLDVAVLGVVAFDVTHGAAAHDEAEAAINRLLCERAERVVVAADSSKLGQRAFARICGTELVDTLVTDTAAARETVRRFEEAGVRVLTV from the coding sequence ATGTCCCGGGACGCCCGCTGGCAGGCGCTGCTGGAGCTGCTCGTGGAGCGCGGCCGGCTGGAGGTCGAGGAGGCGGCGGCCGAGCTGGAGGTGTCGGCGGCGACGATCCGCCGGGACTTCGACCAGCTCGCCGAACAGCAGATGCTGGTGCGCACCCGGGGCGGAGCAGTGGTGCACGGGGTGTCGTACGAACTCCCGCTGCGCTACAAGACGGCCCGCCGCGCCTCCGAGAAGCAGCGCATCGCCAAGGCCGTGGCCGAACTCCTCGCGCCCGGCGAGGCGGTGGGACTGACCGGCGGGACGACCACTACGGAGGTGGCCCGCGCGCTGGCAGTGCGCGGCGACCTGTCCACCGGCTCACCGGCGCTGACGGTCGTCACGAACGCGCTCAACATCGCCAACGAGCTGGCCGTACGGCCTCAGTTCAAGATCGTGGTGACGGGCGGGGTGGCACGACCCCAGTCGTACGAACTCATCGGCCCGCTCGCGGACGGCGTGCTCGGACAGATCACGCTCGACGTGGCCGTACTCGGCGTCGTCGCCTTCGACGTCACACACGGCGCGGCGGCGCACGACGAGGCGGAGGCCGCGATCAACCGGCTGCTGTGCGAGCGCGCCGAGCGGGTGGTGGTCGCCGCCGACTCCAGCAAGCTCGGCCAGCGCGCCTTCGCCCGGATCTGCGGCACGGAGCTGGTGGACACCCTCGTGACGGACACGGCGGCGGCCCGGGAAACGGTACGCCGCTTCGAGGAGGCGGGGGTCCGGGTCCTGACGGTGTGA
- a CDS encoding TetR/AcrR family transcriptional regulator produces MYSECMSTSERLIESTRELLWERGYVGTSPKAILERAGAGQGSMYHHFKGKPDLALAAIERTAEELRGTAERVLAGPGTPYERIEAYLLRERDVLRGCPIGRLTMDPDVIASDELRAPVDETIAWIRQRIAQIVEEGKRQGQFAPSLDGEEIGAAVLATVQGGYVLARASGSPAAFDAGVRGLLSLLAPPTAQQER; encoded by the coding sequence ATGTACAGTGAGTGCATGAGCACCTCGGAACGACTGATCGAGTCCACACGCGAGTTGCTGTGGGAGCGGGGTTACGTGGGCACCAGCCCCAAGGCGATCCTGGAGCGCGCGGGCGCGGGCCAGGGCAGCATGTACCACCACTTCAAGGGCAAGCCGGACCTCGCCCTGGCGGCGATCGAGCGGACCGCCGAGGAACTGCGCGGCACCGCGGAGCGCGTCCTCGCCGGGCCGGGCACGCCGTACGAGCGCATCGAGGCGTATCTGCTGCGCGAGCGCGACGTGCTGCGCGGCTGCCCGATCGGCCGGCTGACGATGGACCCGGACGTGATCGCCAGCGACGAACTGCGCGCGCCGGTGGACGAGACGATCGCCTGGATCCGGCAGCGGATCGCGCAGATCGTCGAAGAGGGCAAGCGACAGGGGCAGTTCGCGCCCTCGCTGGACGGCGAGGAGATCGGCGCGGCCGTCCTCGCGACCGTCCAGGGCGGCTATGTCCTCGCCCGCGCCTCGGGCTCGCCCGCCGCGTTCGACGCGGGCGTACGCGGCCTGCTCTCCCTGCTCGCACCCCCGACTGCCCAGCAGGAGCGGTGA
- a CDS encoding DUF4865 family protein → MHAMQYEFTLPANYDLGIIRSRVARVGHLLDDWDGLGIKTYLLRERGVHGSPVNQYGPFYLWNTVEGMNSFLWAEDAFQRTVRDFGRPAIRQWTGLAFEEGTATGSAPALAVRRRRPVPEGVELAAFMADAAGETERLAAEDGAVLAAAAVDTRAWELVHFSLWEHDAPKAEGDVFQVLHLSAPGRDRLARGRQW, encoded by the coding sequence ATGCACGCCATGCAGTACGAGTTCACCCTGCCCGCGAACTACGACCTGGGGATCATCCGCTCCCGCGTCGCCCGCGTCGGGCATCTGCTGGACGACTGGGACGGCCTCGGCATCAAGACGTACCTGCTGCGCGAGCGCGGGGTGCACGGCTCGCCGGTGAACCAGTACGGGCCGTTCTACCTCTGGAACACCGTGGAGGGCATGAACAGCTTCCTGTGGGCGGAGGACGCCTTCCAGCGGACCGTGCGCGACTTCGGGCGGCCGGCGATACGGCAGTGGACGGGCCTGGCGTTCGAGGAGGGCACCGCCACCGGCTCCGCGCCCGCGCTCGCCGTGCGCAGGCGCCGACCGGTGCCGGAGGGCGTGGAGTTGGCGGCCTTCATGGCGGACGCGGCGGGCGAGACGGAGCGGCTGGCCGCCGAGGACGGTGCGGTGCTGGCGGCGGCGGCCGTGGACACGCGCGCGTGGGAGCTGGTGCATTTCTCGCTCTGGGAGCACGACGCGCCCAAGGCCGAGGGGGACGTCTTCCAGGTGCTGCACCTGTCCGCGCCCGGCCGGGACCGCCTCGCGCGGGGCCGGCAGTGGTGA
- a CDS encoding alpha-ketoglutarate-dependent dioxygenase AlkB family protein: MDAELFPRERAQVAPGAVHAPDWLDDEAQRELLAACRAWARPPAGLRTVRTPGGGTMTVRQVCLGWHWYPYAYARTAVDGDGSPVKPFPDWLGELGRRAVADALGPEAVPAAPYDIALINFYDGDARMGMHRDGDERADAPVVSLSLGDTCVFRFGNTETRARPYTDVELRSGDLFVFGGPSRLAYHGVPRVHPGTAPPRLGLAGRLNLTLRVSGL, encoded by the coding sequence GTGGACGCGGAGCTGTTTCCCAGGGAGCGCGCGCAAGTCGCGCCGGGCGCCGTGCACGCCCCGGACTGGCTGGACGACGAAGCGCAGCGCGAGCTGCTCGCCGCCTGCCGCGCGTGGGCGCGGCCCCCGGCCGGGCTGCGCACGGTCCGCACCCCGGGCGGCGGCACGATGACCGTCCGGCAGGTCTGCCTGGGCTGGCACTGGTACCCGTACGCCTACGCCCGCACGGCCGTCGACGGCGACGGCAGCCCGGTCAAGCCGTTCCCGGACTGGCTCGGCGAGCTGGGCCGCCGCGCGGTGGCCGACGCGCTCGGCCCGGAGGCGGTCCCGGCGGCGCCGTACGACATCGCGCTGATCAACTTCTACGACGGCGACGCCCGCATGGGCATGCACCGCGACGGAGACGAGCGCGCGGACGCTCCGGTGGTCTCGCTGAGCCTCGGCGACACCTGTGTGTTCCGCTTCGGCAACACCGAGACGCGCGCCCGGCCGTACACCGACGTGGAGCTGCGTAGCGGCGATCTGTTCGTCTTCGGCGGGCCGTCCCGGCTCGCGTACCACGGGGTGCCGCGGGTACATCCTGGTACGGCACCGCCCCGGCTCGGCCTGGCCGGCCGGCTGAACCTCACCCTGCGGGTGAGCGGCCTGTAG
- a CDS encoding SIS domain-containing protein, with the protein MTHVEDELNSQPECWTRAAERAERHKAALPEPGERVAIVGCGTSYFMAQAVAGLREGAGQGETDAFAASEFPYERSYDRVLALTRSGTTTEVLELLGRLRGRTRTTAVTADPATPVMSAADDLVVLDFADERSVVQTRFATTALTLLRAHLGLHTDSVVADAHTALSTSLPERLVACTQFTFLGRGWTVGLANEAGLKMREASLSWTEAYPAMEYRHGPISVTTEGTATWMLGEAPDGLAQQVGDTGGLWIEGGLDPLAELVRVQRLAIAVAAARGLDPDRPRHLTRSVILTP; encoded by the coding sequence GTGACCCATGTCGAGGACGAGCTGAACAGCCAGCCCGAGTGCTGGACGCGGGCCGCCGAGCGGGCGGAGCGGCACAAGGCCGCGCTGCCTGAGCCGGGGGAACGGGTCGCGATCGTGGGGTGCGGGACCTCGTACTTCATGGCGCAGGCGGTGGCCGGCCTGCGGGAGGGCGCCGGACAGGGCGAGACCGACGCGTTCGCGGCCTCCGAGTTCCCGTACGAGCGGTCGTACGACCGGGTTCTCGCCCTCACCCGCTCCGGTACGACCACCGAAGTGCTGGAACTGCTGGGGCGGTTGAGGGGGCGGACCCGGACGACCGCGGTCACCGCCGACCCCGCAACGCCCGTCATGTCCGCGGCCGACGACCTTGTCGTCCTGGACTTCGCCGACGAACGTTCCGTCGTCCAGACCCGGTTCGCGACCACCGCCCTCACCCTTCTGCGCGCCCATCTCGGCCTGCACACCGACTCCGTCGTCGCCGACGCACACACGGCCCTGTCCACTTCTCTTCCCGAACGGCTGGTCGCCTGCACCCAGTTCACGTTCCTGGGACGCGGCTGGACCGTGGGCCTCGCGAACGAGGCCGGGCTGAAGATGCGCGAGGCCTCCCTGTCCTGGACCGAGGCCTATCCGGCGATGGAGTACCGGCACGGCCCGATCAGTGTCACGACCGAGGGCACGGCCACGTGGATGCTCGGCGAGGCGCCCGACGGGCTCGCCCAACAGGTCGGCGACACCGGTGGGTTGTGGATCGAGGGCGGGCTCGACCCGCTCGCCGAACTCGTCCGCGTCCAGCGGCTGGCGATCGCCGTCGCCGCCGCCCGCGGCCTCGACCCCGACCGCCCGCGCCACCTCACCCGCTCGGTGATCCTCACCCCCTGA
- a CDS encoding NUDIX domain-containing protein, whose amino-acid sequence MTDSAVEILPAGRIRLVETALPALSGPHRSAMDRAWAEAVGANPALFDGPVAVLTRLDRDGAGGLVLSWARARYRYRALRHVPGAPALASLFVSVLQPADDGRLMVGRMAPSTAAPGRWQLPGGTIEPPDADGELDLAALRAHAARELAEETGSDTPADALTPWLTTRGGRGSVGVTFTAPPRPARELYDRYAELVRTETARGADPEFDRIELIGAPSDLDALDGPHVDYLRPVVRRSTGG is encoded by the coding sequence GTGACCGACTCGGCCGTGGAGATCCTGCCCGCCGGACGCATCCGCCTGGTCGAGACGGCACTGCCGGCGCTGTCCGGTCCGCACCGCTCGGCGATGGACCGGGCGTGGGCGGAGGCGGTGGGGGCGAACCCCGCCCTCTTCGACGGCCCGGTGGCCGTCCTCACCCGGCTGGACCGGGACGGGGCGGGCGGCCTGGTGCTGTCCTGGGCGCGGGCCCGCTACCGGTACCGCGCGCTGCGGCACGTGCCCGGCGCGCCCGCGCTGGCGTCCTTGTTCGTGTCCGTGCTGCAGCCCGCCGACGACGGCCGTCTGATGGTGGGCCGGATGGCCCCCTCGACCGCGGCCCCCGGCCGCTGGCAGCTGCCCGGCGGAACCATCGAACCCCCGGACGCCGACGGCGAGTTGGACCTCGCCGCGCTGCGTGCCCACGCGGCCCGCGAACTGGCCGAGGAGACCGGCTCCGACACGCCGGCCGACGCCCTGACCCCATGGCTGACCACCCGCGGCGGACGCGGCAGCGTCGGCGTGACGTTCACCGCCCCGCCGCGCCCCGCACGGGAGTTGTACGACCGGTACGCGGAGCTGGTGCGCACGGAGACCGCCCGCGGCGCCGACCCCGAGTTCGACCGGATCGAGCTGATCGGCGCACCCTCGGATCTGGACGCGCTCGACGGACCGCACGTCGACTATCTGCGCCCGGTCGTACGCCGCAGCACCGGCGGCTGA